A single genomic interval of Agarivorans aestuarii harbors:
- a CDS encoding flagellar assembly protein T N-terminal domain-containing protein, which yields MSKIIRACACLLMLTGMALPSYAIWLEGEGQAKIVDGQVDQARQLAIQDALLTLMYRGGASVKSLQVVKSGVLETDELTVRTNGEVYDMKLLVETIIDDQMTVKVAADIFPLNTCEKDSYAKTLFVGPFQLQKREHAQLGGVYRTPEEVSQRLFHRFKSKSKRVDARHLMTRQIAFDGRYANDIEPQMLKVARSLSQQYDVQYILFGKINDMSSYNETTTNLLGMKNTVKLRNFQIKLYVIDGINGETVLRKNYGSNREWPFDVTMKLDVTGETFWSSEYGKLIDSYIDQSVSDVEDALYCRQSLATVVGLYNGQVVINIGQTNGVRKGDKFELVRQQYLMHLDGGLRGPIFNADDTQLTVVSVQSDRAVLATERYSDMANIQIRDVMVAVTNDPFALDESTQ from the coding sequence ATGTCTAAAATTATAAGAGCATGTGCTTGTTTGTTGATGCTAACGGGCATGGCTTTGCCAAGCTATGCCATTTGGTTAGAGGGTGAGGGCCAAGCCAAAATCGTTGACGGCCAAGTGGATCAAGCTCGTCAGCTGGCTATCCAAGATGCATTGTTAACCTTAATGTATCGCGGTGGTGCCAGTGTAAAGTCACTGCAAGTGGTGAAGTCTGGCGTGCTGGAAACCGATGAGCTAACGGTGCGAACTAATGGCGAAGTGTATGACATGAAGCTATTGGTTGAGACTATCATTGATGACCAAATGACAGTGAAGGTAGCCGCAGACATATTTCCTTTAAATACCTGCGAGAAAGATAGCTACGCTAAAACTTTGTTTGTTGGGCCTTTTCAATTGCAAAAGCGAGAACATGCCCAGCTTGGTGGGGTTTATAGAACACCTGAAGAAGTCTCCCAGCGACTATTTCATCGTTTCAAATCAAAGAGTAAGCGGGTTGATGCACGGCATTTAATGACTCGCCAAATAGCGTTTGATGGTCGCTATGCTAATGACATAGAACCGCAAATGCTAAAAGTTGCACGCAGCTTATCTCAACAGTACGACGTGCAATATATTTTGTTTGGCAAAATCAATGACATGTCGAGCTACAACGAAACCACCACTAACCTACTCGGCATGAAAAACACCGTTAAACTGCGCAACTTTCAAATAAAACTCTATGTGATTGATGGCATCAATGGAGAAACGGTACTCCGTAAAAATTACGGGTCTAATCGAGAATGGCCATTCGACGTGACGATGAAGTTGGACGTTACGGGTGAAACCTTTTGGTCCTCAGAGTATGGCAAGTTGATTGACTCCTACATTGATCAATCAGTTAGTGACGTTGAGGATGCACTCTATTGCCGGCAAAGTTTGGCAACGGTAGTTGGGCTGTATAACGGGCAAGTGGTAATCAACATTGGACAAACGAATGGTGTACGTAAAGGTGACAAGTTTGAGCTGGTTAGGCAGCAATACTTAATGCATTTAGATGGAGGGCTGCGCGGCCCGATATTTAATGCCGATGATACTCAGCTCACTGTTGTGTCTGTTCAGTCTGATCGTGCGGTACTCGCAACTGAGCGCTATTCCGATATGGCGAACATACAAATTCGTGACGTGATGGTAGCGGTGACAAATGATCCATTTGCCCTTGATGAAAGCACTCAATAA
- a CDS encoding flagellar basal body L-ring protein FlgH — MITRVVMLCNVLLLSACSSIADGVEEVAENVQEREDRNQRQVTVSTDSRSPIPDDPFYAPIEPSPAADPVIVTGSMFNANTSRSLYSYTPPFALGDTITVLLEEEATATKSASSNLGKENSYKLDPVTVPGGNLTINGRVVELEMKQKQDFDGSSDADQRHRLSGKITVSVVDILNNGNLVVRGEKWLVINNGKEYMRFTGIVRPLDVGENNSIGSYQVADARIEFSGTGDHADVQTQGWLSSFLGGSMWPL, encoded by the coding sequence ATGATTACCAGAGTAGTGATGTTGTGCAATGTATTGTTGCTGTCAGCATGTTCGTCAATTGCAGATGGTGTTGAAGAAGTTGCGGAGAACGTTCAAGAACGGGAAGACCGCAATCAACGCCAAGTTACAGTAAGCACCGATAGCCGTTCTCCGATCCCCGATGATCCTTTTTACGCACCTATTGAACCTAGCCCTGCAGCAGATCCAGTGATAGTGACTGGCTCTATGTTTAATGCTAATACTTCACGCAGCTTATATAGTTATACCCCACCTTTTGCATTAGGCGACACTATTACAGTACTTTTGGAGGAGGAAGCCACGGCGACTAAATCGGCCAGTTCAAACCTTGGTAAAGAGAACAGCTATAAGCTTGATCCGGTTACTGTGCCGGGTGGGAATCTAACGATTAACGGCCGAGTTGTTGAACTGGAAATGAAACAAAAACAAGACTTTGATGGCTCTTCAGATGCTGATCAACGACATCGTTTGTCTGGAAAAATCACGGTCTCGGTGGTCGACATCTTGAACAACGGCAACTTAGTGGTTCGGGGTGAAAAGTGGTTAGTTATTAACAATGGTAAAGAATACATGCGCTTTACCGGCATTGTTCGTCCATTGGATGTAGGTGAAAACAATTCAATTGGTTCCTACCAAGTTGCTGACGCTCGCATAGAGTTTAGCGGTACCGGTGATCACGCTGACGTACAAACTCAAGGATGGCTTTCGTCATTCTTAGGTGGAAGTATGTGGCCACTATAG
- a CDS encoding gamma carbonic anhydrase family protein: MSVKSFSGFSPILGKEVWVDPSAVLYGEIKLGDDVSIWPMVAARGDVNHIQIGARSNVQDGSVLHVTRKTENPPYGYPLIIGEDVTVGHKAMLHGCTIGNRVLVGMGAIVLDGVVVEDDVMIGAGSLVPPHKRLESGYLYMGSPAKQARPLNEKEKAFLSESADNYVRLKQKYLEEQA, from the coding sequence ATGAGTGTGAAGTCATTTTCTGGATTTAGCCCTATTTTAGGTAAAGAAGTATGGGTAGATCCCAGTGCTGTATTGTACGGTGAGATAAAACTTGGCGATGACGTAAGTATCTGGCCTATGGTGGCGGCACGTGGTGACGTGAATCATATTCAAATTGGGGCACGCTCTAACGTTCAAGACGGCAGCGTTTTGCACGTAACCCGTAAAACAGAAAACCCACCTTATGGCTACCCTTTGATTATTGGTGAGGATGTCACGGTAGGTCACAAAGCTATGCTACATGGTTGCACCATTGGCAACCGCGTATTGGTGGGCATGGGCGCAATAGTGTTAGACGGTGTGGTGGTTGAAGATGATGTAATGATCGGAGCAGGTAGCTTGGTACCTCCTCATAAACGTTTAGAGTCTGGTTACTTGTATATGGGCAGTCCGGCTAAACAAGCTCGTCCTTTGAATGAGAAAGAGAAAGCCTTTTTAAGCGAATCGGCCGACAACTACGTGCGCCTGAAACAAAAGTACCTAGAAGAACAGGCTTAA
- a CDS encoding DUF1488 domain-containing protein, with protein MNQAIIISDDQRWQAVNQCVEFSAQVMGARVQCAVRKSTLEHLVGLPLTNDDKMLEAYHSVQFDIEELLEQKLQQEDFEPNGEIIV; from the coding sequence ATGAATCAAGCCATTATAATTAGTGACGATCAACGTTGGCAGGCTGTTAATCAGTGTGTTGAATTTAGCGCTCAGGTAATGGGTGCGCGAGTGCAATGTGCTGTTCGTAAATCTACCCTCGAGCATTTGGTGGGACTACCGCTAACTAACGACGATAAAATGCTCGAGGCTTATCACAGTGTTCAATTTGATATCGAAGAACTTCTAGAGCAAAAGCTACAGCAGGAAGACTTCGAGCCTAATGGCGAAATTATTGTTTAA
- a CDS encoding GNAT family N-acetyltransferase, which translates to MITWQCLAFNQLNTLQLYQMMMLREEVFVVEQNCPYQDADGKDLQAEHVMAYQDGELVAYARIYTSEPLSAHIGRVVTKASARGTGLGQQLMQQAISQCQQHWPNATIHISAQRYLEDFYQGLGFVICSEPYLEDNIPHIGMEIRPND; encoded by the coding sequence ATGATAACATGGCAATGCTTGGCCTTTAATCAACTTAATACCCTACAGCTTTATCAAATGATGATGCTGCGCGAAGAAGTGTTTGTTGTTGAACAAAACTGCCCCTATCAAGACGCCGATGGAAAAGACTTGCAGGCGGAGCATGTAATGGCCTATCAAGATGGCGAACTAGTAGCTTATGCGCGCATCTATACTAGTGAGCCATTAAGTGCCCATATTGGTAGAGTTGTCACCAAAGCCAGCGCAAGAGGTACGGGGCTAGGGCAACAACTTATGCAACAAGCTATAAGCCAATGCCAACAACACTGGCCCAACGCCACCATTCACATTTCTGCGCAACGCTATCTGGAAGATTTCTATCAAGGCCTTGGTTTTGTTATCTGCAGCGAGCCCTACCTTGAAGACAACATTCCACACATAGGAATGGAGATAAGGCCTAACGACTAA
- the aroE gene encoding shikimate dehydrogenase — MDLYAVFGNPISQSKSPFIHTLFARQTQQQLSYTAIEPAEDGFADALAKFWQEGGKGCNVTAPFKEQAFQAAQQHTERALLAGAVNTLKLTDDGIILGDNTDGAGLVADLIANFGELKELRVLLLGAGGAARGVIRPLLDEQISELVIVNRTVAKAEALAERFSEFGKVSSNSFEDLSGQFDIIINSTSAGLKGQLPPLKAELIQAATRCYDMTYSADVTAFNAWAAEQGATKVVDGLGMLVGQAAESFTVWRGIRPGFRQVLRELRRNLSR, encoded by the coding sequence ATGGATTTATACGCAGTATTTGGCAACCCAATTAGCCAGTCGAAGTCTCCTTTCATTCATACTTTGTTTGCTCGCCAAACCCAGCAGCAGTTAAGTTATACCGCCATTGAACCAGCAGAAGACGGCTTTGCAGACGCTCTTGCTAAATTTTGGCAAGAAGGCGGGAAGGGCTGCAATGTTACTGCGCCATTTAAAGAGCAAGCTTTCCAAGCTGCACAGCAACATACCGAGCGGGCTTTATTAGCTGGAGCGGTGAACACGCTAAAGTTAACCGATGACGGTATTATTCTTGGCGACAATACCGACGGCGCTGGGTTAGTTGCAGATTTAATTGCCAACTTCGGCGAACTGAAAGAATTGCGAGTATTGCTGTTAGGTGCGGGCGGTGCTGCGCGCGGGGTAATCCGTCCTTTATTAGATGAGCAAATTAGCGAGCTGGTAATTGTTAACCGCACGGTGGCTAAAGCCGAAGCGCTTGCCGAGCGCTTTAGTGAGTTTGGTAAGGTCTCTAGTAATTCATTCGAAGACTTGTCAGGTCAGTTTGATATCATCATTAACTCTACTTCGGCAGGCCTCAAGGGGCAGCTTCCGCCATTAAAGGCAGAGTTAATTCAAGCCGCCACTCGATGTTATGACATGACCTACTCAGCCGATGTAACCGCCTTTAATGCTTGGGCTGCAGAGCAAGGAGCAACAAAAGTGGTTGATGGTTTAGGCATGCTGGTGGGTCAAGCCGCCGAAAGTTTCACTGTTTGGCGAGGGATTCGTCCTGGTTTTCGTCAGGTGTTACGCGAATTACGCCGCAACCTTAGTCGTTAG
- the maoP gene encoding DUF413 domain-containing protein: MNGSFSAKRRFADDKNFRRGFSRSGAFTIKEAELLERCGSAFKELDESIREPVDDIESHFVSVCRGDAEPETAEQKVWLKYKKLTGRKAFHGLVSNPPKASVTETAANSDDDDVEEVDGPEIDDED; encoded by the coding sequence ATGAATGGATCGTTTTCGGCAAAACGCCGATTTGCAGATGATAAAAACTTTCGCCGCGGCTTTTCTCGCAGCGGCGCATTCACCATTAAAGAAGCCGAGTTACTTGAGCGCTGCGGTAGCGCGTTTAAAGAGCTTGATGAATCTATCCGCGAGCCCGTGGATGATATTGAATCTCACTTTGTATCGGTATGCCGTGGCGATGCCGAGCCCGAAACCGCCGAGCAGAAGGTCTGGCTTAAATATAAAAAGCTTACTGGCCGCAAAGCATTTCATGGTTTAGTGAGTAATCCGCCTAAAGCCAGTGTGACCGAAACAGCCGCTAACAGCGATGATGACGATGTTGAAGAGGTCGATGGTCCCGAGATTGACGACGAAGATTAA
- the hemF gene encoding oxygen-dependent coproporphyrinogen oxidase, whose product MQDVDIEAVRQFFLTLQQSICQQLELQDGAATFLHDDWQRDPAEHKGLTGEGRTRVLTNGKVFEQAGVNFSHVCGKEMPASATAQRPELAGRHFEAMGVSLVIHPNNPMVPTSHANVRFFVAEKEGEEPIWWFGGGFDLTPYYGFDEDCISWHQTAADLCQPFGEDVYPKYKAWCDRYFFLKHRNETRGVGGLFFDDLNEAGFAQSFAFTQAIGEGFLNAYLPIVERRKDSPFSEKQRDFQLYRRGRYVEFNLVYDRGTLFGLQSGGRTESILMSLPPLVKWRYNWQPESGSPEERLYQRYLVPQNWLEMAS is encoded by the coding sequence ATGCAAGACGTTGATATCGAAGCCGTTCGCCAATTCTTTCTCACGCTACAACAATCCATCTGTCAGCAACTGGAATTACAAGATGGCGCAGCAACATTTTTGCATGATGATTGGCAGCGTGACCCAGCAGAGCATAAAGGCTTAACTGGCGAAGGCCGTACTCGGGTGCTTACTAATGGTAAGGTATTTGAGCAAGCGGGAGTCAACTTCTCTCACGTTTGTGGCAAAGAAATGCCAGCTTCCGCTACCGCGCAGCGCCCCGAGTTGGCAGGCCGTCACTTTGAAGCGATGGGCGTCTCGTTGGTGATTCACCCAAACAATCCAATGGTACCTACTTCACATGCTAACGTGCGCTTCTTTGTGGCAGAAAAAGAAGGTGAAGAACCAATTTGGTGGTTTGGTGGCGGTTTCGATTTAACCCCGTATTACGGCTTTGACGAAGACTGTATCTCGTGGCATCAAACTGCAGCTGATTTATGCCAACCCTTTGGTGAAGATGTTTATCCGAAATATAAAGCTTGGTGTGATCGTTATTTCTTCCTAAAGCATCGTAACGAAACGCGGGGTGTAGGAGGCTTATTTTTTGATGATCTCAATGAAGCTGGTTTTGCTCAGAGTTTTGCCTTTACTCAAGCTATTGGCGAGGGCTTCTTAAATGCCTATTTGCCGATTGTAGAGCGACGTAAAGACAGCCCGTTTAGCGAGAAACAACGAGATTTTCAATTGTATCGTCGTGGCCGCTATGTTGAGTTTAATTTGGTTTACGATCGCGGAACCTTGTTTGGCCTGCAATCGGGTGGTCGTACCGAATCCATCTTAATGTCCTTACCGCCCTTGGTGAAGTGGCGTTATAACTGGCAGCCAGAATCAGGTAGTCCAGAAGAGCGTTTATATCAACGTTATTTGGTTCCGCAAAACTGGTTAGAGATGGCGAGCTAA
- a CDS encoding Sua5/YciO/YrdC/YwlC family protein gives MTDSLVTPVSDSIEQAVATLKQGLVLAYPTEAVYGLGCDPDKQAAVERILAIKRRPVEKGLILLASELEHLLPYIDYAALSAEQQQLLVSVQARPTTWLVPVSTKTPKWISGQFSSVAVRLTQHPVVAKLCTGLGKPIVSTSANYSGEAPAETAQQAAKLQGLGLALDGALGAAKQTSQIKDIFTGQVIRA, from the coding sequence ATGACCGACTCTTTAGTTACTCCAGTAAGTGATTCAATTGAGCAAGCCGTTGCCACACTTAAGCAAGGCTTGGTATTAGCCTACCCAACCGAAGCGGTTTACGGCCTTGGCTGTGACCCCGATAAGCAAGCGGCAGTAGAACGAATTCTGGCAATAAAACGCCGGCCCGTTGAAAAGGGGCTTATATTGCTCGCCTCTGAGTTAGAGCACTTATTGCCTTATATCGACTATGCTGCGTTATCTGCCGAACAGCAGCAGCTGTTAGTGAGTGTTCAAGCGCGGCCAACCACCTGGTTGGTGCCAGTATCTACCAAAACACCAAAGTGGATTAGTGGGCAGTTTAGCTCAGTGGCGGTGCGGTTAACTCAGCATCCTGTTGTTGCAAAGCTATGTACCGGTTTAGGTAAGCCAATTGTGTCTACTTCGGCCAATTACAGTGGCGAAGCCCCGGCCGAAACTGCGCAGCAAGCGGCTAAGTTGCAGGGTTTGGGGTTGGCATTAGACGGGGCGTTGGGCGCCGCTAAACAAACTAGCCAAATAAAAGACATTTTTACTGGGCAAGTGATCCGCGCCTAG
- the znuB gene encoding zinc ABC transporter permease subunit ZnuB, with protein MDDFLVNALLAGLGIAVLAGPLGSFMVWRRLAYFGDTLAHASLLGVALGLWLQINPVIAVVFSGVMLAIILLSLQRYKQLASDTLLGIMAHSALSLGLVVVALMDNVRIDLMAYLFGDLLAVTQQDLLWIWGGGALVLGLLLSQWNKLLSATVNEQIAEVEGVNVGLMRALLLLLLAVVIAIAMKIVGALIISSLLLIPAATARRLSRSPEQMALFAIAFGAISVVLGLCLSWYQDTPAGPSVVVCAALQFLLVHSLVKVQK; from the coding sequence ATGGACGATTTTTTAGTAAATGCTTTATTGGCAGGCTTAGGTATTGCGGTATTAGCGGGGCCGCTGGGCTCATTTATGGTGTGGCGTCGTTTAGCTTATTTTGGCGATACCTTGGCGCATGCCTCGTTATTAGGGGTAGCGCTAGGTTTATGGTTGCAAATCAACCCGGTGATAGCGGTGGTCTTTAGCGGGGTTATGCTGGCTATAATTTTGTTATCGCTACAACGCTACAAGCAGCTAGCCAGTGATACTTTACTGGGGATTATGGCGCATTCGGCATTGTCTTTAGGTTTAGTCGTGGTTGCTTTAATGGACAATGTACGCATTGATCTAATGGCGTATTTGTTTGGTGATTTACTAGCGGTAACTCAACAAGATTTATTGTGGATTTGGGGCGGCGGTGCTTTAGTGCTTGGTTTATTGCTGAGCCAGTGGAACAAGCTATTGTCGGCCACAGTGAATGAGCAAATCGCCGAGGTGGAAGGCGTAAACGTGGGCTTGATGCGTGCGCTGCTGTTGCTATTATTGGCGGTGGTTATTGCAATAGCCATGAAAATAGTTGGCGCATTAATTATTAGTTCGCTGTTGTTAATTCCTGCTGCAACGGCACGTCGTTTAAGCCGCTCTCCCGAGCAAATGGCATTGTTCGCTATCGCCTTTGGCGCGATCTCAGTAGTGCTTGGTTTGTGTTTATCTTGGTATCAAGATACCCCTGCGGGGCCATCGGTAGTGGTATGTGCCGCGCTGCAGTTTTTATTAGTTCATAGTTTAGTTAAAGTGCAAAAATAA
- the znuC gene encoding zinc ABC transporter ATP-binding protein ZnuC encodes MTTLLSLNNICVSFDQRMVLDHVSLELNRGQITTLIGPNGAGKSTLIKVILGLISADSGDITRASKLRIGYVPQKISLDESFPLTVERFLKLARHSSKLGLTKVIRQLSIDSLLKRQMVRLSGGEMQRVLLARALLGEPQLLVLDEPVQGVDISGQIELYQLIADIAQQMGCGVLLVSHDLHLVMAGTDHVICLNHHVCCHGEPESVAQHPEFARLFAQNERQQLAVYTHHHVCDDHDHNHNHQPSTEENN; translated from the coding sequence TTGACCACTTTACTTTCGCTTAACAATATTTGCGTTAGCTTTGACCAGCGCATGGTTCTCGACCATGTTTCGTTGGAGCTAAATCGTGGTCAAATCACCACATTAATTGGCCCTAACGGTGCCGGTAAAAGCACCTTGATTAAGGTTATTTTGGGCCTTATTTCTGCAGACTCCGGTGATATTACTCGTGCTTCAAAATTACGTATTGGTTACGTACCGCAAAAAATCAGTTTAGATGAATCGTTCCCCCTCACCGTGGAGCGTTTTCTTAAGCTAGCTAGGCATTCTTCTAAGCTAGGTTTAACTAAGGTTATTCGCCAGCTTAGTATTGATAGCTTGCTAAAGCGGCAAATGGTGCGTTTGTCTGGCGGCGAAATGCAGCGAGTATTGTTGGCGCGGGCCTTGTTGGGTGAGCCGCAACTGCTGGTATTAGACGAACCCGTGCAGGGAGTCGACATCTCTGGGCAGATAGAGCTTTATCAATTGATTGCTGATATCGCCCAGCAAATGGGGTGCGGGGTGCTGTTGGTCTCTCACGATTTGCACTTGGTAATGGCGGGCACCGATCATGTAATTTGTTTAAATCACCATGTTTGCTGTCATGGGGAGCCCGAGAGCGTGGCTCAACATCCAGAATTCGCACGGCTTTTTGCGCAAAACGAACGCCAACAGCTTGCGGTTTATACCCATCACCATGTTTGTGACGATCACGACCATAACCACAATCATCAGCCAAGCACTGAAGAGAACAACTAG
- the znuA gene encoding zinc ABC transporter substrate-binding protein ZnuA, with amino-acid sequence MRNLLFVLMFFAIPSWATSPNILVSIKPLQLIVSSLSEGELNVDYLVSPNVSPHDYALRPSDVRALRQADLVIWVGDELEPFLSKPLSQTSASQLALLDIPQLELIDGDEGHDHHHGDHHHEVDPHIWLGPNEAKLIAAAITEQLIAKMPEDKAKLEQQLERFNQELAKVVSSINLQLQAVKQQGYFVFHDGYSYFEREFGLNRLGEFTINPQRRPGAKSLLNIRQQLEQGKAKCIFAEPQFDGALLESISQHSGAQISLLDPLGISVNNDKNGYFELLQQLADSYHECLSH; translated from the coding sequence ATGCGTAACCTGCTTTTTGTTCTGATGTTCTTCGCTATACCAAGCTGGGCCACTAGCCCAAACATCTTAGTTAGTATTAAACCTTTGCAACTCATTGTTAGTAGCTTAAGTGAAGGTGAACTCAATGTTGATTACCTAGTAAGCCCCAACGTATCGCCGCACGATTATGCGCTGCGCCCATCGGATGTGCGTGCACTGCGTCAGGCCGATTTAGTTATTTGGGTAGGTGATGAACTAGAGCCATTCTTAAGTAAACCGCTTAGCCAAACCAGTGCCAGCCAACTAGCGCTGCTAGACATACCCCAGTTAGAACTCATTGATGGCGATGAAGGCCACGATCACCACCATGGCGACCACCACCATGAAGTAGACCCGCACATTTGGTTAGGCCCCAATGAAGCTAAGCTTATTGCCGCTGCAATTACCGAGCAGTTAATTGCTAAAATGCCCGAAGATAAAGCCAAATTAGAGCAGCAGCTTGAACGCTTTAATCAAGAGCTAGCAAAGGTAGTGAGTAGCATTAATCTGCAACTCCAAGCGGTTAAACAGCAAGGCTATTTTGTTTTTCACGATGGTTATAGTTATTTTGAACGCGAGTTTGGCTTAAATCGTTTAGGTGAATTTACCATTAACCCGCAGCGTCGTCCTGGCGCTAAAAGCTTGCTGAATATTCGCCAGCAGTTAGAGCAAGGCAAAGCCAAATGTATCTTTGCTGAACCCCAATTTGATGGTGCATTGCTAGAAAGCATTAGCCAACATAGCGGTGCGCAAATTAGCTTGCTCGACCCTCTAGGGATTAGCGTAAACAATGACAAAAACGGCTACTTTGAATTGCTGCAACAACTGGCCGACTCTTACCACGAGTGTTTAAGCCACTAA
- the hemN gene encoding oxygen-independent coproporphyrinogen III oxidase — MSVAMVDWDQQLIEKYNYSGPRYTSYPTALEFNEDFGEQEFGIACDKFPERDLSLYVHIPFCHKLCYYCGCNKVITRHQHKADIYLDYLEQEIQLQAPRFKQRKVSQMHWGGGTPTYLEPEQLKRLTSQLFSQFEFADNAEVSIEVDPREIELSTINLLAELGFNRLSLGVQDFNKQVQQAVNREQDEAFIFALVERAKQVGFNSVNIDLIYGLPHQTRASFQQTLSRVLDLDPDRLSVFNYAHLPSRFAAQRKIDESAMPSSDERLGILRDSIEFLTTHGYQFIGMDHFAKPDDELAIAQSKGELHRNFQGYTTQGEADLLGLGVSSISMLGDAYSQNQKDLKTYYAQIDQQGHAQWKGIALNQDDLIRRELIKTLICNFQLSFKDIEQQFDLDFQQYFAEDMQLLKPFVEDGLVSLSADALQVTNKGRLLIRNICMCFDVYFRSQARRQQFSRVI, encoded by the coding sequence ATGTCAGTAGCAATGGTGGATTGGGATCAGCAACTGATCGAGAAGTATAACTACTCGGGCCCGCGTTACACCTCTTACCCCACTGCCCTTGAGTTTAACGAAGACTTTGGTGAGCAAGAGTTTGGCATTGCTTGTGATAAGTTTCCTGAACGTGATTTATCGCTGTATGTGCACATCCCGTTTTGCCATAAGTTGTGTTACTACTGCGGTTGTAACAAGGTGATTACCCGTCATCAGCATAAGGCCGACATTTACTTAGACTACCTAGAACAAGAAATTCAGCTGCAAGCGCCACGTTTTAAACAGCGCAAAGTAAGTCAAATGCATTGGGGCGGCGGTACACCAACTTATCTAGAGCCAGAGCAGCTTAAGCGCTTAACTAGTCAGCTATTTAGCCAGTTTGAATTTGCCGATAATGCCGAAGTTAGCATTGAGGTCGACCCTCGCGAAATAGAACTTTCTACGATTAACCTTTTGGCCGAACTGGGCTTCAATCGCTTGAGCTTAGGTGTGCAAGATTTTAACAAGCAAGTGCAACAGGCAGTTAATCGCGAACAAGACGAAGCGTTTATTTTTGCCTTGGTAGAGCGCGCTAAGCAAGTTGGTTTTAATTCGGTAAATATTGACCTTATTTATGGTCTTCCGCATCAAACACGTGCGAGTTTCCAACAAACCTTAAGTCGCGTGCTGGATTTAGATCCAGACCGTTTATCGGTATTTAATTATGCCCACCTACCTAGTCGTTTTGCAGCGCAACGTAAAATAGACGAAAGCGCTATGCCAAGCAGCGACGAGCGCTTAGGTATTTTGCGTGACAGCATCGAGTTTTTAACTACTCACGGCTATCAGTTTATTGGCATGGATCATTTTGCCAAACCTGATGATGAACTTGCCATTGCTCAAAGTAAGGGTGAGTTACATCGTAACTTTCAGGGCTACACCACCCAAGGCGAAGCCGATTTACTGGGTTTAGGGGTGTCTTCTATTTCGATGTTGGGTGACGCTTACAGCCAAAACCAGAAAGATCTTAAAACCTACTACGCGCAAATCGACCAACAGGGGCATGCGCAGTGGAAGGGAATTGCACTCAATCAAGATGATTTAATTCGCCGCGAATTGATTAAGACCCTGATATGCAATTTTCAACTGAGTTTTAAAGATATAGAGCAGCAGTTTGATTTAGATTTTCAGCAATACTTTGCTGAAGATATGCAGCTGCTAAAACCTTTTGTTGAAGATGGTCTAGTTAGTTTAAGTGCCGACGCCTTGCAGGTTACCAACAAAGGACGCTTGCTGATTCGTAACATTTGCATGTGCTTTGATGTGTACTTTAGAAGCCAAGCGCGGCGACAGCAATTTTCAAGAGTGATATAA
- a CDS encoding DUF2489 domain-containing protein: MVWLAVAAVIIVSALAIYAALLVGRLMGQQKVIKNAVAKRNQNLVTDIRYIAKAMQEDRCGLSEGVIRISNLLIALQTPQLIDWAQRYPAVFQLYNAVKELPTHEARNKLPLQQRMRQDLQREAEEKALEKQILQEAEALEQLSANAL, from the coding sequence ATGGTTTGGTTAGCGGTAGCCGCAGTTATTATTGTGTCAGCCTTAGCCATTTATGCCGCCTTATTAGTAGGGCGCTTAATGGGGCAACAAAAAGTGATTAAAAACGCGGTTGCTAAGCGTAATCAAAACTTGGTAACTGATATTCGTTACATTGCAAAAGCCATGCAGGAAGACCGTTGTGGTTTGTCTGAGGGTGTGATCCGCATCAGCAATCTGTTGATTGCTTTGCAAACTCCGCAGCTAATTGATTGGGCGCAGCGCTACCCTGCTGTTTTTCAGTTATATAATGCGGTAAAAGAGTTACCCACTCATGAGGCGCGCAACAAACTGCCTTTGCAGCAGCGTATGCGCCAAGATCTGCAGCGTGAAGCAGAAGAAAAAGCCTTAGAGAAACAAATATTACAAGAAGCCGAAGCACTGGAACAACTCAGTGCTAACGCACTCTAG